A window of Streptomyces profundus genomic DNA:
GTTGTCATGCGTGGTCATGCCCACAGTTCTCGCAGCTCGGCCGGGCCCCAGCCAGAGCCCGGTGTGACCGGCGGACCGGCGTTCCTGGTAACGGCGGTACCACCCTCGCGGGGCCGCGAACGCGTACGGGGGACATACTGAGAAAATGGCGTCGGAGACACTCAGGGACAGCGGCCGGGAGTTGGGGGCCTTTCTCCAGGCACGCCGGGCGCGGATCGCCCCGGAGAGCGTGGGCATCGGCGGCGCGCGCCGCCGCCGGGTGCGTGGCCTGCGCCGCGAGGAGCTGGCGCAGCTCGCCGGGATCAGTGTGGACTACTACGTGCGGCTGGAGCAGGGGCGGGCCAACCAGCCCTCCGCCGAGGTGCTGGACGCGCTGGCCGGGGCGCTCCGCCTCGACCACACCGCGCGCGCCCATCTGGTGGCGCTGGCCAACCGGCCGCGCGCCGTCCTCCCGCGCCCCGCGCCCTCGCCTGGCCCGATCACGGCCGGGCTGCGCCGGGTGCTGGACGGGATGGGCGAGCTGCCGGCCGTGGTGATCGACGAGCGGCTCCAGCTGCTCGCCTGGAACGCGCTGGGCTCCGCCCTCTTCGGCCGGCTCGACGAGCCGGCCGTCAGGGACCGCAACCAGGCCCGCTACCTGCTGCTCGACCCCTCGGCGAAGAAGACCTTCCTCGACTGGCCGGAGCGCTGCCAGGAGGTGGTCGCCCTGCTGCGGCACGCCGTGGGGCGTTACCCCGAGGACAGCCAACTCGCCGAGCTCGTCGCCGAGTTGGCCGAGCACAGTGCGGACTTCAGGGCTCGCTGGGCGGCCGGGGACGTGCGGATGTGCGGGGTGGGGAGCAAGCGTTTCTGGCATCCGGTGGTCGGCCCGCTTGAGCTCGACTACGAGACGCTGCATGTGCCGCCGCTGCCAGGCCGGATGGGGCAGCAGCTCCAGGTGTTCAGCGCCGCCCCCGGCACCGAGGGCGTCGAGGCCCTGCGCCGGCTCGCCGAGGAGGTGAACGGCGCACGCGGGGGCGCGCGCGATCTGGCTGTGGGCTGAGCGCGGCGGTAACGTCTCCCCCCATGACGAAGATCCTTATCTCCGCCGATATGGAGGGCGCCACCGGTGTCACCTGGCCGGCCGACTGCCTGCCGGGCACCCCCGAGTGGCAGCGCTGCCGGCCGATGCTCACCTCGGACGTCAACGCCGCCATCGCCGGCTTCCTCGCCGGCGGCGCGGACGAGGTCCTCGTCAACGAGGCGCATATGACCATGCGCAACCTGCTGCTCGAACAGCTCGACGACCGGGCCGAGTTGCTCACCGGCCGGCACAAGGACCTCAGCATGGTCGAGGGCGTCCAACACGGCGACGTGGACGGGATCGCGTTCGTCGGCTACCACACCGGAGCCGGCGCGCCCGGGGTGCTGGCCCACACCTATCTGGGGAACTCCCTCACCGGCGTCTTCGTGGACGGGGTGCGCGCCAGCGAGGGCCTGCTCAACACGCTGGTCGCCGCCGAGTACGGCACCCCCGTGGTGCTGGTCACCGGGGACGATCTGACCTGCGAGGACGCCAAGGGCTACGCCCCCGACGCGGTGGGCGTCGCGGTCAAGGATCATGTCTCCCGCTATGCGGCGATCTGCCGCACCCCCAGCCGCACCGCGGCCGACATCACCGAGGGCGCCACCCGCGCCGCCGCCCTCGCGGTGCGGCACGCCCCGGCCGAGCCCAGGCCGCGCACCGTGGAGATCGACTTCGACGCCGAACAGCTGGCCGGCGCGGCGGCGCTGGTCCCCGGCGTGGAGCAGATCGCCGAGCGGCGCGTCGCCTACACGGCGCCCACCATGTACGAGGGAATTCGCTGCTTCAAGACGGTCACCACCATGGTGTCCGCCGCCGTGGAGGAATGGTATGGCTGAGCCCCAGGCCCCGACGTCCACCCAGGCCAAGGCGTCCACCGGGGCGCGGGCGCCCGTCGACGGGCCGGCGCATGTCGACGCCCGGGCGCTGGACGAGGCGGTGCGCTTCACCTCCGAGCTGATCAGGATCGACACCACCAACCGGGGCGGCGGCGACGGGCACGAGCGCCCGGCCGCCGAGTACGTCGCCGAGCGCCTCGCCGAAGTCGGCGTCGAGCCCACGCTGTTGGAGAAGTCCCACGGCCGCACCAACGTGGTCGCGCGGATCGAGGGCAGCGACCCCTCGGCCGACGCCCTCCTCGTCCACGGCCATCTGGACGTGGTCCCGGCCGACCCCGACGAGTGGCAGGTCCACCCGTTCTCCGGTGAGATCAGCGACGGGGTGGTCTGGGGCCGGGGCGCGGTGGACATGAAGGACGCCGACGCCATGGTCCTCGCCGTGGTGCGCGCCTGGGCCCGCGCCGGCGTGCGCCCCCGGCGCTCGGTGGTGCTGGCCTTCACCGCCGACGAGGAGGACACCGCGTCCTTCGGCTCCGGCTTCCTCGCCGAACAGCACGCCGGGCTGTTCGACGGCTGCACCGAGTCCATCGGCGAGTCCGGCGCGTTCACCTTCCACGCCGGCGAGGGCCGCCGCCTCTACCCGCTGGCCGCCGGCGAGCGCGGCACCGCCTGGCTCACCCTCACCGCCCGGGGCCGCGCCGGACACGGCTCCAAGATCAACGCGGAGAACGCGGTCACCCGGCTGACCGCCGCCGTCACCAGGATCGGCGAACACCGCTGGCCCGTCAGGCTCGCCCCGACCGTCCGCGCCGGGCTCACCGAGCTGGCCACCCTCCACGGGGTGCCGCTGCCCGACCTCGACGACCCGGACCCCGAGCGGCTGGCCGCCTCGGTGGACGGGCTGCTCGCCCAGCTGGGGCCGGCCGCCGAGCTCCTCGCCCCCACCGTCCGCAACAGCGCCAACCCCACCATGCTGGACGCCGGTTACAAGGTGAACGTGATCCCCGGCAGCGCCGGCGCCCAGGTGGACGGGCGCGTACTCCCCGGCACCGAACGGGAGTTCGCCGCGACGTTGGACCAACTCACGGGCCCCGACGTCGACTGGGACTTCCTGCACCACGAGATCCCGCTCCAGGCACCCGTCGACGCGCCCACCTACGGCGTGCTCCGTGACGCGCTGCTGCACTTCGATCCCGAGGCGCATGTCGTCCCCT
This region includes:
- a CDS encoding helix-turn-helix domain-containing protein; this encodes MASETLRDSGRELGAFLQARRARIAPESVGIGGARRRRVRGLRREELAQLAGISVDYYVRLEQGRANQPSAEVLDALAGALRLDHTARAHLVALANRPRAVLPRPAPSPGPITAGLRRVLDGMGELPAVVIDERLQLLAWNALGSALFGRLDEPAVRDRNQARYLLLDPSAKKTFLDWPERCQEVVALLRHAVGRYPEDSQLAELVAELAEHSADFRARWAAGDVRMCGVGSKRFWHPVVGPLELDYETLHVPPLPGRMGQQLQVFSAAPGTEGVEALRRLAEEVNGARGGARDLAVG
- a CDS encoding M20/M25/M40 family metallo-hydrolase, producing MAEPQAPTSTQAKASTGARAPVDGPAHVDARALDEAVRFTSELIRIDTTNRGGGDGHERPAAEYVAERLAEVGVEPTLLEKSHGRTNVVARIEGSDPSADALLVHGHLDVVPADPDEWQVHPFSGEISDGVVWGRGAVDMKDADAMVLAVVRAWARAGVRPRRSVVLAFTADEEDTASFGSGFLAEQHAGLFDGCTESIGESGAFTFHAGEGRRLYPLAAGERGTAWLTLTARGRAGHGSKINAENAVTRLTAAVTRIGEHRWPVRLAPTVRAGLTELATLHGVPLPDLDDPDPERLAASVDGLLAQLGPAAELLAPTVRNSANPTMLDAGYKVNVIPGSAGAQVDGRVLPGTEREFAATLDQLTGPDVDWDFLHHEIPLQAPVDAPTYGVLRDALLHFDPEAHVVPYCMSGGTDAKQFSRLGVTNYGFMPLRLPEGFDYQAMFHGVDERVPVEALHFGTRVLDRALRAL
- a CDS encoding M55 family metallopeptidase — its product is MTKILISADMEGATGVTWPADCLPGTPEWQRCRPMLTSDVNAAIAGFLAGGADEVLVNEAHMTMRNLLLEQLDDRAELLTGRHKDLSMVEGVQHGDVDGIAFVGYHTGAGAPGVLAHTYLGNSLTGVFVDGVRASEGLLNTLVAAEYGTPVVLVTGDDLTCEDAKGYAPDAVGVAVKDHVSRYAAICRTPSRTAADITEGATRAAALAVRHAPAEPRPRTVEIDFDAEQLAGAAALVPGVEQIAERRVAYTAPTMYEGIRCFKTVTTMVSAAVEEWYG